A genomic stretch from Mariprofundus sp. NF includes:
- the mnmA gene encoding tRNA 2-thiouridine(34) synthase MnmA: MERTAEEIIAEVVGGLKHLKGVRVIAAMSGGVDSSVMAALLKEAELDVIGVFLNVWDYSREDVNAHGSCCSLEDSYDARRVADSVGIPFYAMDMREEFRRDVIDPFVADYETGRTPNPCERCNRFVKFGALLKAADQLEAKYVATGHYVQRSDDESGIHLLKGNDAKKDQSYFLATTNREQASRILFPVGGLEKDDTRKLARFYKLPTAEKHESQDICFIPAGDRIAFLKREGASAGFIEGDIVDTQGNRLGRHQGIAHYTLGQRKGLGLPDGPWHVVGLDGVKAIVVVAHPEDAVIREVEVADISWIRKPHTCEAVTAKVRYQMQPAACVVSETGDALHIQFHEPQKPTAPGQVAAFYAGDELLGGGIVSRIL; encoded by the coding sequence ATGGAACGAACTGCTGAAGAGATAATCGCTGAAGTTGTCGGCGGACTGAAACATCTGAAAGGGGTGCGGGTGATCGCTGCGATGAGTGGCGGTGTGGATTCATCCGTGATGGCCGCTCTGCTGAAAGAGGCCGAGCTGGATGTGATCGGGGTATTTCTTAATGTCTGGGACTACTCGCGTGAGGATGTGAATGCGCATGGCTCCTGCTGCTCCCTTGAAGACTCCTATGATGCGCGCCGTGTAGCTGATTCTGTTGGTATCCCGTTTTATGCGATGGATATGCGCGAAGAGTTCCGTCGCGATGTGATCGATCCGTTTGTGGCCGATTATGAGACTGGGCGCACCCCCAATCCGTGTGAACGCTGTAACCGCTTTGTGAAGTTCGGGGCACTCTTAAAAGCTGCTGATCAGCTGGAAGCGAAATATGTGGCCACAGGTCACTATGTGCAGCGCAGCGATGATGAATCCGGCATTCATCTGCTCAAGGGTAATGATGCCAAAAAGGATCAGAGTTATTTTCTGGCCACAACCAATCGTGAGCAGGCATCACGTATCCTCTTTCCTGTCGGTGGCCTTGAGAAGGATGATACACGCAAACTTGCTCGTTTTTACAAGCTGCCAACGGCTGAGAAACATGAGAGTCAGGATATCTGCTTTATCCCGGCCGGCGATCGCATCGCCTTTCTCAAGCGCGAAGGTGCATCAGCTGGATTTATTGAAGGTGATATTGTTGATACGCAGGGTAACAGGCTGGGGCGTCATCAGGGCATTGCCCATTACACACTGGGTCAGCGCAAAGGTTTAGGATTGCCCGATGGTCCGTGGCATGTTGTCGGGCTCGATGGTGTGAAAGCCATTGTAGTTGTGGCGCATCCTGAGGATGCGGTGATTCGCGAGGTAGAGGTGGCTGATATCAGCTGGATTCGCAAGCCGCATACCTGTGAAGCTGTGACTGCCAAGGTGCGTTATCAGATGCAGCCAGCGGCATGTGTAGTAAGTGAAACAGGAGATGCGCTGCATATTCAATTTCATGAGCCACAAAAAC
- a CDS encoding class I SAM-dependent methyltransferase translates to MSEHQQLYKMIQNRIQEGDGFLPFDRFMQAALYEPGLGYYESKTVFGEKGDFVTAPELGPWLSLGFADLLFWAWKELGEPAQWTLLEQGSGSGKLLASTLGMIAQFNMTQPTAVISVERSAQLRQRQIELFGASGFDVDVVSTLDAVEPRENIIVFSNELPDAFPVRCFAHSGGAFYERGVVATEAGFDWKNGEKIIDDGPEIADELIAGWQDGYVSEWNPGLKEWQEQLAAIVERGFIFTNDYGYSQQEYYREGRREGSLMAHIGQAASEDVLEDPGSRDITAHVDFTALVKAGRAVGLTPLLWMSQGGWLAQSPSVQAFVQSLAMQNDAASMHLMAHAKRVLMPYGMGEVFKILGQAKGVESARPDYLSQFDHLDHLQR, encoded by the coding sequence ATGTCCGAGCATCAACAGTTATATAAGATGATTCAAAACCGGATTCAAGAGGGTGATGGTTTCCTCCCTTTTGACCGATTTATGCAGGCTGCGCTTTACGAACCGGGACTCGGTTATTACGAATCGAAAACCGTTTTCGGTGAAAAAGGGGATTTTGTCACTGCTCCTGAACTTGGCCCCTGGTTATCACTCGGTTTTGCCGATCTGCTCTTCTGGGCATGGAAAGAGCTGGGTGAGCCGGCGCAGTGGACACTACTGGAGCAGGGTTCCGGTTCCGGCAAACTACTGGCTTCAACGCTGGGCATGATCGCCCAGTTTAATATGACGCAACCCACAGCTGTGATCTCGGTTGAGCGTAGTGCGCAGTTGCGTCAGCGCCAGATCGAACTGTTTGGCGCATCCGGTTTTGACGTTGACGTTGTCTCCACACTTGATGCGGTTGAACCACGCGAAAATATTATTGTTTTCAGTAATGAGCTGCCCGATGCCTTTCCGGTGCGCTGTTTTGCTCACTCAGGTGGTGCTTTTTATGAGCGTGGTGTGGTCGCCACTGAGGCAGGTTTTGATTGGAAAAATGGTGAAAAGATTATTGATGATGGGCCAGAGATTGCAGATGAACTGATTGCAGGTTGGCAGGATGGTTATGTCAGTGAGTGGAATCCGGGTCTGAAAGAGTGGCAAGAGCAGTTGGCCGCTATCGTTGAGCGCGGTTTTATCTTTACCAATGATTACGGCTATTCACAGCAGGAGTACTACCGCGAGGGCAGGCGTGAGGGTTCACTGATGGCTCATATCGGTCAGGCCGCCAGTGAGGATGTGTTGGAAGATCCCGGCAGTCGCGATATCACAGCCCATGTCGATTTCACGGCGCTGGTAAAGGCTGGCAGAGCCGTTGGTCTGACTCCACTGCTCTGGATGTCGCAGGGTGGCTGGCTTGCGCAATCACCATCAGTACAAGCCTTTGTGCAGTCGCTGGCGATGCAGAATGATGCCGCCAGCATGCATCTGATGGCGCACGCCAAACGGGTATTGATGCCATACGGCATGGGTGAGGTGTTTAAGATATTGGGACAGGCAAAAGGGGTTGAGAGCGCACGCCCTGATTATCTCAGTCAGTTTGATCATCTGGATCATCTACAGCGATGA
- a CDS encoding bifunctional diguanylate cyclase/phosphodiesterase, producing MNIYEAEVFLSQLPLPAAHFNPSGEVVYLNSAFTKLFGYTKADIPTVEAHWPVFFPDDAYREKVQKDWGTMLEKSAKSGVPIQPMLLDIVAKNGEVKKLEVHSLQIGTLAITMWIDFTAKVKAEEELRIAATAFDSEAGMLITDSDGVIVRVNKAFTRLTGYSSEDALGQTPAMLKSGRQDKAFYQRMWSILLKKGFWQGEMWNKRKNGSIYVELLTITAVVAPDGRVRNYVGTFSDISRSKETEAKIHRLAYYDSLTRLPNRRLLLERVGQALTSTKRSGSYGALLFIDLDKFKTLNDTRGHDVGDMLLQQVAKRLVSCIRESDTVARLGGDEFVVMLKGLNANKIEAVAQTEVTGEKILATLNQSYLLAGHQHHSTPSIGVTMFSGKLLSSEELLKQADIAMYQSKEDGRNTLRFFDPEMQEIVTQRAVLETDLREALAQRQFVVYYQPQIVGDGRYTGAEALVRWQHPQRGLVSPLDFIPLCEETGLVLPLGHWVLETACMQLAKWAEKPDMAHLSIAVNVSANQFHQENFVDQVLAALRNAGANPYKLKLELTESMLVSDVENIITKMSILKDHGVRFSLDDFGTGYSSLSYLKRLPLDQFKIDKSFVRNILTDSNDAAIAKTIISLSDSLSLRVIAEGVEIDAQKDFLARHGCHAFQGYLFSKPVPIEKFEQLLKSSHT from the coding sequence ATGAATATATATGAAGCAGAGGTCTTCTTATCTCAGTTGCCATTGCCTGCAGCGCATTTTAACCCATCTGGAGAAGTTGTTTACTTAAACAGTGCGTTTACAAAGCTTTTCGGATATACGAAAGCAGATATACCCACTGTTGAAGCTCATTGGCCGGTCTTTTTTCCCGATGACGCGTATCGTGAAAAGGTTCAAAAGGATTGGGGCACAATGCTGGAGAAATCTGCAAAATCAGGTGTGCCAATCCAGCCCATGCTTTTAGACATCGTTGCGAAAAATGGCGAAGTGAAGAAGCTTGAAGTGCACAGCCTTCAGATAGGAACCCTAGCCATTACCATGTGGATTGATTTTACCGCAAAGGTAAAGGCGGAAGAGGAGCTTCGCATCGCCGCTACCGCCTTTGACTCTGAAGCAGGGATGCTCATAACAGATTCTGATGGAGTTATTGTTCGTGTGAATAAAGCTTTTACACGCTTGACCGGCTACAGCTCAGAAGATGCTTTGGGTCAGACACCGGCAATGCTTAAATCAGGAAGACAGGACAAAGCGTTTTATCAGCGCATGTGGAGTATCCTGCTAAAGAAGGGCTTCTGGCAGGGGGAAATGTGGAATAAACGCAAGAATGGCAGTATCTATGTCGAGCTACTAACGATTACTGCTGTTGTAGCGCCTGATGGAAGGGTAAGAAATTATGTAGGCACCTTTTCTGATATTAGCCGGAGCAAGGAAACAGAAGCCAAGATTCACCGCCTAGCCTACTACGATTCGCTTACCCGGCTCCCTAATCGCCGCTTGCTTCTAGAACGTGTGGGACAGGCATTAACTTCTACCAAACGTAGCGGTTCTTATGGCGCATTGCTGTTTATAGATCTCGATAAATTCAAAACATTGAACGATACGCGCGGTCATGATGTTGGGGATATGCTTTTACAACAAGTTGCAAAACGCCTTGTTTCTTGCATTCGCGAGAGCGATACCGTGGCACGACTGGGTGGCGACGAGTTTGTTGTGATGCTCAAAGGTTTGAATGCAAATAAAATTGAAGCCGTTGCTCAAACTGAAGTTACTGGTGAAAAGATTCTCGCCACACTTAATCAATCCTACCTGCTTGCAGGGCATCAGCATCACAGTACCCCCAGTATTGGCGTTACCATGTTTAGCGGCAAACTTCTCTCTTCAGAAGAATTGTTGAAACAGGCAGATATTGCCATGTATCAATCCAAAGAAGATGGACGCAATACGCTACGATTCTTCGATCCAGAGATGCAGGAAATCGTGACCCAGAGAGCCGTACTTGAGACAGATCTGCGGGAGGCATTAGCGCAGAGACAGTTTGTCGTTTACTACCAGCCTCAAATCGTTGGAGATGGTCGCTACACCGGTGCTGAAGCTTTAGTGCGGTGGCAACATCCACAACGCGGGTTGGTGTCGCCCCTAGATTTCATTCCCCTATGCGAAGAAACAGGCTTGGTATTACCGCTGGGGCATTGGGTATTGGAAACCGCCTGTATGCAACTAGCGAAGTGGGCTGAAAAGCCGGACATGGCTCACCTTTCTATCGCGGTAAACGTCAGTGCAAATCAATTCCATCAAGAAAACTTTGTTGATCAGGTGCTAGCAGCACTTCGTAATGCCGGGGCAAATCCGTACAAGCTGAAATTGGAATTAACCGAGAGCATGTTGGTTTCTGATGTGGAAAACATTATTACCAAAATGTCCATACTTAAAGATCATGGTGTGAGGTTTTCATTAGATGATTTTGGAACAGGTTATTCATCGCTCTCTTACTTGAAACGGCTGCCGCTAGACCAATTTAAAATTGATAAAAGTTTTGTCAGAAACATTCTTACCGACTCAAATGATGCTGCTATTGCAAAAACCATCATTTCTTTGTCGGACAGTTTAAGTTTGAGAGTCATTGCTGAGGGGGTCGAGATCGATGCTCAGAAAGATTTTTTAGCACGTCACGGCTGCCATGCCTTTCAAGGATATTTGTTTAGCAAGCCAGTGCCTATTGAAAAGTTTGAGCAGTTACTAAAATCCAGCCACACTTAA
- a CDS encoding class I SAM-dependent RNA methyltransferase — MIGKTLKGRAGPILPGGEALVHADGDTVLVANAVPGDELAVHISGKRRGVWRGEIVEVLEASDQRITPACPVATLCGGCALQSISGSDQAKLKSEWVKSAFAPFIKSDTAWLPIVWQEDRFRRRVRWSVGSDRAGLFLGFKAFASHQPVRHRDCLVVTPQLNQLARLIEKNMHLNGVASVQALQLNDGIHLIIETEHPPESIATDELDALVLQWWWRDAQGITRPLKKPVIPLHDQLPAGNLDVAVTVGPDGFVQGQVEGNRELIAQIQDWAGKPRRIADLFCGIGNLSLPLAAASGAEVFGAELNAASVRAAAANAKALHVKASFTEANLFEDFDIEPYIGADLLLLDPPRRGAKRICDQISRLLPEKIIMISCDVAAGARDGAILKKHGYQFKALRALDLFPGAGHVEAMSLWTRI; from the coding sequence ATGATCGGTAAAACCCTGAAGGGGCGTGCTGGCCCGATACTGCCCGGCGGTGAGGCGCTGGTGCATGCAGATGGTGACACTGTGCTGGTTGCCAATGCCGTGCCCGGTGATGAGTTGGCCGTACATATCTCTGGAAAGCGGCGTGGCGTATGGCGTGGCGAGATTGTCGAGGTGCTTGAAGCCTCTGATCAGCGCATCACGCCAGCCTGCCCTGTTGCAACTCTTTGTGGAGGTTGTGCGCTACAATCAATCTCTGGCTCTGATCAGGCCAAACTGAAATCGGAGTGGGTGAAAAGTGCGTTTGCACCGTTCATAAAGAGTGATACGGCGTGGTTACCGATTGTATGGCAGGAAGATCGTTTTCGCAGGCGTGTCCGCTGGTCAGTGGGCAGTGACAGGGCGGGGCTGTTTCTTGGCTTTAAAGCCTTTGCCAGCCATCAGCCGGTGCGCCATCGTGATTGTCTGGTTGTCACACCTCAGCTTAATCAACTCGCCCGCCTGATTGAAAAAAATATGCATCTGAACGGTGTGGCATCAGTGCAGGCATTGCAGCTTAATGATGGTATTCATCTCATTATCGAAACAGAGCATCCGCCTGAGTCGATTGCCACCGATGAACTTGATGCACTGGTTCTGCAGTGGTGGTGGCGGGATGCTCAGGGTATCACCCGGCCATTGAAGAAGCCTGTTATCCCACTTCATGACCAGCTGCCTGCAGGAAACCTGGATGTGGCAGTTACGGTTGGCCCGGATGGGTTTGTGCAGGGGCAGGTTGAAGGGAACCGTGAGTTGATTGCCCAGATTCAGGATTGGGCCGGAAAACCAAGACGTATTGCCGATCTCTTCTGTGGTATCGGCAATCTCTCGCTGCCACTTGCAGCAGCGAGCGGGGCAGAGGTCTTCGGTGCAGAACTTAATGCCGCCAGTGTGCGTGCGGCAGCAGCCAATGCCAAAGCGCTGCATGTTAAAGCCAGCTTTACAGAGGCTAATCTCTTTGAGGATTTTGATATCGAGCCCTATATCGGCGCTGATCTGCTGCTGCTTGATCCGCCAAGGCGAGGTGCCAAACGGATCTGTGATCAGATTTCACGTCTGCTGCCGGAAAAGATTATTATGATCTCTTGTGATGTGGCGGCTGGAGCAAGGGATGGTGCTATTCTGAAAAAGCATGGATATCAGTTCAAAGCGCTGCGTGCACTGGATCTTTTTCCCGGGGCAGGGCATGTAGAGGCGATGAGTCTCTGGACTCGGATATAA
- a CDS encoding VOC family protein — protein MFSFHHVSLSVQNLESSIEFYATFGFEPVYDWQAEDKKVAIVHLTQGIHAHRPTGDLQSSKRQSGPFVKQEEVLLELFCFEDATEAPESSKELATDLPRIGIKHFGIRVTDIHGALTHLRQLGLADDVEVVEGKTGIQYFFIKDPSGILVEIVQDDRGL, from the coding sequence ATGTTCAGTTTTCATCATGTCTCTCTAAGTGTCCAAAATCTGGAAAGCTCAATTGAATTTTACGCTACCTTTGGTTTTGAGCCGGTTTACGACTGGCAGGCCGAAGATAAGAAGGTTGCAATCGTCCATCTGACTCAGGGCATCCATGCCCATCGCCCTACGGGAGACTTGCAGTCGTCCAAACGGCAATCCGGCCCTTTTGTTAAGCAGGAAGAGGTGTTACTGGAGCTGTTCTGTTTTGAGGATGCAACAGAGGCACCGGAATCATCAAAAGAGCTGGCGACTGATCTGCCGCGTATCGGCATCAAACATTTCGGTATCAGGGTAACCGATATCCATGGGGCTCTGACGCATCTCAGGCAGCTAGGCTTGGCTGATGATGTTGAGGTTGTTGAGGGCAAAACAGGTATCCAATACTTTTTCATCAAAGACCCGAGCGGCATTCTGGTTGAGATCGTTCAGGACGACAGGGGTCTCTGA
- a CDS encoding DUF4743 domain-containing protein, whose protein sequence is MAYADHIKALNSWNPDNFLPFVVDGIEVGRIRHDFADQLAGFHDCFVVNDKQVLLHSQLTGFEQRSDAVATVLSSLAESGAVTHLMGEMFPVLEAFGKPALLQIDRASVSQFGIRAFGQHLNGYVQTSDGLAMWIARRASDRRAFPGKLDQLVAGGLPYAISLAENLAKECREEADIPPELAAAAEYVGQISYCCEVAKGVRHDTIFCYDLLLPESFSPRCTDGEVESFALMPIEKVAEIVRDTEDFKPNCNLVVIDFLQRHGFIEADLNPHNATAGQIQVEC, encoded by the coding sequence ATGGCTTATGCTGATCACATTAAAGCTCTGAACAGCTGGAATCCCGATAACTTTCTGCCGTTTGTGGTTGATGGCATAGAAGTGGGGCGGATTCGCCATGATTTTGCTGATCAGCTTGCCGGGTTTCATGACTGTTTTGTGGTCAACGATAAGCAGGTGCTGCTTCATTCGCAGCTTACCGGTTTTGAACAGCGATCAGATGCTGTTGCCACGGTACTTTCGAGTTTGGCCGAGTCCGGTGCTGTTACGCATCTGATGGGTGAGATGTTTCCGGTGCTCGAAGCATTTGGCAAACCGGCGCTGCTGCAGATTGACCGGGCTTCTGTTTCACAGTTCGGCATTCGTGCTTTTGGTCAGCATCTTAACGGGTATGTGCAGACTTCTGACGGATTGGCAATGTGGATCGCACGCAGGGCATCGGATCGCAGAGCCTTTCCCGGCAAGCTTGATCAGCTGGTTGCTGGCGGTCTTCCATATGCTATTTCGCTGGCTGAGAATCTCGCCAAGGAGTGCAGGGAGGAGGCGGATATTCCGCCGGAGCTGGCTGCTGCTGCCGAATATGTGGGGCAGATCAGCTACTGCTGTGAGGTGGCTAAGGGGGTAAGGCATGACACAATCTTCTGTTACGACCTGCTTCTACCCGAAAGCTTTAGCCCGCGCTGTACCGACGGTGAGGTCGAAAGCTTTGCGTTGATGCCGATTGAAAAGGTGGCCGAAATTGTGCGCGATACAGAAGATTTTAAACCCAACTGCAACCTGGTGGTTATCGATTTCCTGCAGCGTCACGGTTTTATAGAGGCCGATCTTAACCCGCACAATGCAACAGCAGGACAAATCCAGGTCGAGTGCTAG
- a CDS encoding ABC transporter substrate-binding protein: MKIFLLRSILCVLLLAGCQQAESDRDLLRVGLAQLPITVDPRFATDAASVRVQDFLHRGLLRLDASFNAEADLAERWSHPEPLLWHFRIKQGITFSDGSPVTANDVAATLNAVIDAKLVSPLKASFSAIERVEVDSEHQITIHLSKPDASLLTRLNLGILPASIASAPHDAHKTIGCGPYKLTEWGESGITLERRENVGSVAKIRFNGVKDPVTRVLKLTRGELDFVQNDLPPHLLPYIREQKQLNIQTAPSTTFSYIGLNMQDRVVGDVRVRKALALALDRNKLKAALFSDLPVLAETVLTASHWASNPLPVTPFDLTEAESLLDQAGFPRDKDGIRFVLNYRTSTDPIRLRLATAIAAMWQQVGIKVSIESLEWGGFYARIKRGDFQVFSLAWVGITDPDIYRWILHTEMWPPKGANRGRYSNPQVDSWLDAAAAGESQPERKLIYAKIQQKMQQDKVYIPLWYDPVIAVSGPRISGFKPMPDGNLRGLMDVQIKN; encoded by the coding sequence ATGAAAATTTTTCTCTTAAGGTCGATTCTTTGTGTGCTGCTTCTGGCCGGTTGCCAGCAGGCTGAGAGTGATCGTGACCTGCTGCGCGTGGGGCTGGCACAGCTACCGATCACGGTTGATCCCCGCTTTGCCACCGATGCTGCATCGGTGCGTGTGCAGGATTTTCTGCATCGTGGCCTGTTGAGGCTGGATGCATCATTCAATGCCGAAGCTGATCTGGCCGAGCGCTGGAGCCACCCTGAGCCACTGCTGTGGCATTTCAGAATTAAGCAGGGCATCACCTTTAGTGATGGTAGCCCGGTGACAGCAAACGATGTCGCAGCCACACTCAATGCGGTCATTGATGCCAAACTTGTCAGTCCGCTTAAAGCGAGTTTTTCTGCTATTGAACGTGTTGAAGTTGATAGTGAACATCAAATCACCATTCACCTCTCCAAACCCGACGCCTCACTGCTGACCCGTCTGAATCTAGGCATTCTCCCTGCATCGATCGCCTCTGCGCCCCATGATGCACACAAAACCATCGGTTGTGGCCCCTATAAGCTCACCGAGTGGGGTGAGAGTGGCATCACCCTTGAGCGCAGGGAAAACGTCGGCAGCGTTGCTAAAATCCGCTTTAACGGTGTGAAAGATCCGGTCACAAGGGTGCTGAAACTGACCCGTGGTGAACTCGACTTTGTGCAGAATGATCTGCCGCCGCATCTGCTGCCCTATATTCGTGAGCAGAAGCAGCTCAACATTCAAACCGCACCATCCACCACCTTCTCCTATATCGGCCTGAATATGCAGGACAGAGTGGTAGGTGATGTTCGCGTTCGCAAAGCACTGGCACTGGCGCTGGATCGCAACAAGCTCAAAGCCGCACTCTTCTCTGATCTGCCTGTCCTTGCCGAAACAGTACTTACAGCCAGCCACTGGGCCTCCAATCCGCTGCCAGTTACCCCGTTTGATCTCACTGAAGCCGAATCCCTGCTTGATCAGGCCGGTTTCCCTAGGGATAAAGATGGCATCCGTTTTGTGCTCAACTATAGAACCAGTACCGATCCGATCCGCCTGCGTCTGGCCACAGCCATTGCCGCGATGTGGCAGCAGGTTGGTATTAAAGTTTCGATTGAATCACTGGAGTGGGGCGGTTTCTATGCCCGCATCAAACGCGGTGATTTTCAGGTCTTCTCTCTCGCCTGGGTGGGCATCACCGATCCCGATATCTACCGCTGGATTCTGCACACTGAGATGTGGCCACCCAAAGGTGCCAACCGTGGCCGCTACAGCAATCCGCAAGTGGATAGCTGGCTAGATGCTGCCGCAGCCGGAGAGAGCCAGCCTGAACGCAAGCTGATCTATGCGAAGATTCAACAGAAGATGCAGCAGGATAAGGTCTATATCCCACTCTGGTATGATCCGGTCATTGCCGTCTCCGGCCCGCGCATCAGCGGCTTCAAACCGATGCCGGATGGCAACCTACGCGGCTTGATGGATGTTCAGATTAAGAATTAA